From a region of the Thermoleophilaceae bacterium genome:
- a CDS encoding LuxR C-terminal-related transcriptional regulator — protein sequence MAVRANRVRDLALQPTPPRPIGAAGWHGLFSSAFMRSRNAMVLADAQRTQVDVNAAYAKLLHRRRSSLIGRPLWEFVHAGPLVTQEEWLELLRRDEFAGDAVMELPDGSTVKVHWGCHPELVTGRRLVLFVALGTSMAGRHVRRQVDEQSGNGNALSARELEIVRLIARGETGPEIAEQLHITHNTVRTHVNNAMLKTGARSRAHLVAKALGGGIALG from the coding sequence TTGGCGGTACGCGCAAACAGGGTCCGGGACCTGGCCCTGCAGCCCACGCCGCCGCGCCCCATCGGCGCGGCCGGCTGGCACGGCCTGTTCAGCTCGGCGTTCATGCGTTCGCGCAACGCGATGGTGCTGGCCGACGCGCAGCGAACTCAGGTGGACGTGAACGCCGCGTACGCGAAGCTGCTCCACCGCCGGCGCAGCAGCCTGATCGGACGGCCGCTGTGGGAGTTCGTGCACGCGGGTCCGCTCGTTACGCAGGAAGAATGGCTCGAGCTCCTGCGCCGGGACGAGTTCGCCGGCGACGCGGTGATGGAGCTGCCGGACGGCTCGACGGTGAAGGTGCACTGGGGCTGCCACCCAGAGCTCGTCACGGGCAGGCGGCTCGTCCTCTTCGTCGCGCTCGGGACCTCGATGGCCGGGCGGCACGTCCGCCGGCAGGTGGACGAGCAGAGCGGCAACGGCAACGCGCTCTCCGCTCGCGAGCTCGAAATCGTGCGCCTGATCGCGCGCGGCGAGACCGGCCCGGAGATCGCGGAGCAACTCCACATCACCCACAACACCGTGCGCACACACGTGAACAACGCGATGCTGAAGACCGGGGCGCGCTCCCGCGCACACCTCGTGGCGAAGGCGCTCGGCGGCGGGATCGCGCTGGGCTGA
- a CDS encoding MFS transporter, translating into MHQAAAPVPSRHSHERKPWTLLVLLAVAQFMVILDITVVNVALPSIRHDLGFAPGDLQWVVTTYVLFTGGLLLLGGRVADMLGRRPVFLAGLVLFTAASLASGLASTPAALVVSRGAQGLGAALLSPAALSIITTTYTGQQRTTALSAWGAIGAGGAAAGVLLGGILTTWLGWESVFFINVPIGVATALLATRLVPARSERDGSLRELDLAGAATLVSGLVVLVYGVEGAARHGWASAQTIVLLAAAAVVLAMHVAIERRSERPLIPPATWEVRSLVSSAAVMLGTTGILVGTFFLNSLFLQNVLGSSALETGLAFLPLVLVIGLAAHAGPHLLDHLGARIVVVAGLVLIAGAELLLSRVGAGANYFANLLPAFLPLGFGIGLVFVSVSVTAMSDIEGERAGLASGLMTTAHEIGGAFGVSIFSAVALAGGSTLAHGYGHGALAGAILAAGMAVVAALAVPAVRPAPGTHVAAH; encoded by the coding sequence ATGCATCAGGCCGCCGCCCCTGTCCCCAGCCGGCACTCCCACGAGCGCAAGCCGTGGACGCTGCTGGTGCTCCTCGCCGTCGCGCAGTTCATGGTCATCCTCGACATCACGGTGGTGAACGTGGCCCTGCCATCGATCAGGCACGACCTCGGCTTCGCTCCCGGCGATCTGCAGTGGGTGGTGACCACCTACGTCCTCTTCACGGGCGGGCTGCTGCTGCTCGGCGGCCGGGTGGCGGACATGCTCGGCCGCCGGCCCGTGTTCCTCGCAGGCCTCGTGCTGTTCACCGCCGCCTCGCTCGCCAGCGGGCTTGCGTCCACACCGGCGGCACTGGTGGTGTCACGCGGCGCGCAGGGTCTCGGCGCGGCGCTGCTCTCCCCCGCGGCGCTCTCGATCATCACCACCACCTACACCGGCCAGCAGCGCACCACGGCGCTCAGCGCGTGGGGCGCGATCGGCGCCGGCGGCGCGGCGGCGGGCGTCCTGCTCGGCGGCATCCTCACCACCTGGCTCGGCTGGGAGTCGGTGTTCTTCATCAACGTCCCCATCGGCGTGGCCACCGCCCTGCTCGCCACCCGGCTCGTGCCCGCGCGCTCCGAACGCGACGGTTCGCTGCGCGAGCTCGACCTCGCGGGTGCGGCCACGCTCGTGTCGGGGCTCGTGGTGCTCGTGTACGGAGTGGAGGGCGCCGCCCGCCACGGCTGGGCGTCCGCGCAGACCATCGTTCTCCTCGCGGCCGCCGCCGTCGTGCTCGCCATGCACGTCGCGATCGAGCGCCGCTCCGAGCGACCCCTGATCCCGCCGGCCACGTGGGAGGTGCGGTCGCTCGTGTCGAGCGCCGCGGTGATGCTCGGCACCACGGGCATCCTGGTCGGAACCTTCTTCCTCAACTCGCTGTTCCTCCAGAACGTGCTCGGCAGCTCAGCTCTCGAGACGGGCTTGGCGTTCCTGCCGCTCGTGCTCGTGATCGGACTTGCCGCGCATGCGGGGCCGCACCTGCTCGACCACCTCGGCGCGCGGATCGTGGTGGTGGCCGGTCTCGTGCTGATCGCCGGGGCCGAGCTCCTGCTCAGCCGCGTGGGCGCCGGTGCGAACTACTTCGCCAACCTCCTCCCCGCCTTCCTGCCGCTCGGCTTCGGGATCGGGCTCGTGTTCGTGTCGGTGTCGGTCACCGCGATGTCGGATATCGAAGGCGAGCGCGCCGGCCTCGCCTCCGGCCTGATGACGACGGCCCATGAGATCGGCGGGGCGTTCGGCGTGTCGATCTTCTCCGCGGTCGCCCTCGCCGGTGGCAGCACGCTCGCCCACGGCTACGGGCACGGCGCGCTGGCGGGCGCGATCCTCGCCGCCGGCATGGCGGTGGTGGCGGCGCTGGCCGTGCCCGCCGTGCGGCCAGCGCCAGGCACGCACGTGGCGGCGCATTAA
- a CDS encoding TetR family transcriptional regulator yields MNPTKSEDHRRAIAERNVEAILDAAERLLGRRAQPSISAVAAEAGVSRPTVYAHFEDRERLLEALVERAVRNATAALEASEPERGPAMEALQRLVASSWQEIGHNEDIGRASAAELSAEAMRRAHESARAVLARLVERGRREGAFRTDVPAGWLVTSALALIHAAAEAVREGELDTESALTVLTGSVVSLFSA; encoded by the coding sequence ATGAACCCGACGAAGAGCGAAGACCACCGGCGGGCCATCGCCGAGCGCAACGTGGAGGCGATTCTCGATGCGGCCGAGCGGCTGCTCGGGCGGCGCGCTCAGCCGAGCATCTCCGCCGTCGCGGCCGAGGCCGGCGTGTCGCGCCCCACCGTCTACGCCCACTTCGAGGATCGCGAGCGGCTGCTCGAGGCGCTGGTGGAGCGGGCGGTGCGCAACGCCACCGCCGCGCTCGAGGCGAGCGAGCCGGAACGCGGCCCGGCGATGGAGGCGCTGCAGCGACTGGTCGCCTCGAGCTGGCAGGAGATCGGCCACAACGAGGACATCGGCCGCGCATCCGCCGCCGAGCTCAGCGCCGAGGCCATGCGGCGCGCGCACGAGTCGGCGCGCGCGGTGCTGGCGCGGCTCGTGGAGCGCGGGCGGCGCGAGGGCGCATTTCGCACCGACGTCCCGGCCGGCTGGCTCGTGACGAGCGCGCTGGCGCTGATCCATGCCGCGGCCGAGGCCGTTCGGGAGGGCGAGCTCGATACCGAGTCGGCGCTCACGGTGCTCACCGGGAGCGTGGTCTCTCTGTTCAGCGCGTGA
- a CDS encoding ABC transporter permease gives MSGRRAIRLVAEREIRERVRSRAFLVSTLVLLLLVGGSTALSGALSKDRTYRVAVIVPAPQGLDAALQRSAKPLDAKVKLRAFVSQPAAREALHRKHVDALLLLGPSSLVFRSNVDTKLAAIADTGVRSFRRHLPPAPELRTATLQPADTGSTDAAILVAMGGALLLLMSLAVYGQWVVSGVVEEKNNRVSELLLSTVEGRHLLAGKVIGIGLLGFGQLALVAGLAAALLAAGAFDAPAELGGSLALVVPWFALGFSLYAVAYAAAGALASRQQNADTAGQPVTYTLLAAYFAGYVAVSADSSGALANLLTVFPLTAPLVLPARSALVGVPLWEHALALVLVLVTIYGLVRFAGRVYARGLLSGSGVSARAAWRLTR, from the coding sequence ATGAGCGGGCGGCGCGCGATCCGGCTGGTGGCCGAGCGCGAGATCCGCGAGCGCGTGCGCAGCCGTGCCTTCCTCGTGTCAACTCTCGTCCTGCTGCTGCTCGTGGGCGGCTCGACCGCTCTGAGCGGCGCGCTCTCGAAGGACAGGACTTACCGCGTGGCCGTGATCGTGCCGGCCCCGCAGGGTCTCGACGCCGCGCTGCAGCGGAGCGCCAAGCCTCTCGACGCAAAGGTGAAGCTGCGGGCGTTCGTCTCGCAGCCCGCGGCGCGGGAGGCACTCCACCGCAAGCACGTGGACGCGCTGCTGCTTCTCGGTCCGAGCAGCCTCGTGTTTCGCTCGAACGTCGACACCAAGCTCGCCGCGATAGCCGACACCGGCGTGCGCTCGTTCCGCCGCCACCTGCCGCCGGCGCCGGAGCTCCGGACGGCAACCCTTCAGCCGGCCGACACCGGCTCCACTGACGCGGCCATTCTCGTGGCGATGGGCGGAGCGCTCCTTCTGCTCATGTCGCTCGCGGTGTACGGCCAGTGGGTGGTGAGCGGCGTGGTTGAGGAGAAGAACAACCGCGTGAGCGAGCTGCTCCTCTCGACCGTGGAGGGACGGCATCTTCTCGCCGGGAAGGTGATCGGGATCGGTCTCCTCGGCTTCGGTCAGCTCGCGCTCGTGGCCGGGCTCGCCGCCGCGCTTCTCGCGGCCGGCGCATTCGATGCTCCGGCGGAGCTCGGCGGCAGCCTGGCCCTGGTGGTGCCGTGGTTCGCGCTCGGCTTCTCTCTCTACGCGGTGGCGTACGCCGCCGCCGGCGCGCTCGCCTCACGCCAGCAGAACGCCGACACGGCGGGGCAGCCCGTCACCTACACGCTGCTCGCCGCCTATTTCGCCGGCTACGTGGCCGTGTCGGCCGACTCGAGTGGCGCACTCGCGAACCTGCTCACGGTGTTCCCGCTCACCGCTCCGCTGGTGCTGCCGGCGCGCAGCGCCCTGGTGGGCGTGCCGCTGTGGGAGCACGCACTCGCGCTGGTGCTCGTGCTCGTCACGATCTACGGGCTCGTGCGCTTCGCGGGGCGCGTGTACGCGCGCGGCCTGCTCAGCGGATCCGGCGTGAGTGCTCGCGCCGCCTGGCGCCTCACGCGCTGA
- a CDS encoding ATP-binding cassette domain-containing protein, with amino-acid sequence MEPVVRGLELERVTKRFGDVNALCDVSLRVQPGSLLGFLGPNGAGKTTAMRAIFGLVQPDSGRLLWDGRPIGIDERLRFGYMPEERGLYPRMPLAEQLVYFASLHGLGAAAAHTATARWLERLGLADRAESKVEELSHGNQQRAQLAAALLHEPELLVLDEPFAGLDPLAVRTLAAVLREEAARGAAVIFSSHQLELVEDVCEDVAIVDHGRMVARGHIDELKRASARRRIDMRLAGAPRGWLPQVAGVELLERRNGDLRLLARRDVDPEDVLDAAERAGHVIEFGYGPPSLADLFLELVER; translated from the coding sequence ATGGAGCCTGTCGTGCGCGGCCTCGAGCTCGAGCGAGTGACGAAGCGCTTCGGCGACGTCAACGCGCTCTGCGACGTGAGCCTGCGGGTGCAGCCGGGATCCCTGCTCGGGTTCCTCGGCCCGAACGGAGCAGGCAAGACGACGGCGATGCGCGCGATATTCGGCCTCGTCCAGCCCGACTCCGGGCGGCTCCTTTGGGACGGCCGGCCGATCGGGATCGACGAGCGCCTTCGCTTTGGGTACATGCCGGAGGAGCGCGGGCTCTACCCGCGGATGCCGCTCGCCGAGCAGCTCGTGTACTTCGCATCGCTGCACGGCCTCGGCGCGGCCGCCGCCCATACAGCCACCGCGAGGTGGCTCGAGCGGCTCGGTCTCGCGGACCGGGCCGAATCGAAGGTCGAGGAGCTGTCGCACGGGAACCAGCAGCGGGCGCAGCTCGCGGCCGCGCTGCTGCACGAGCCCGAGCTCCTCGTGCTCGATGAGCCGTTCGCCGGCCTCGATCCGCTGGCGGTGCGCACGCTTGCCGCCGTTCTGCGCGAGGAGGCGGCGCGCGGCGCCGCGGTGATCTTCTCAAGCCACCAGCTCGAGCTGGTGGAGGACGTGTGCGAGGACGTGGCGATCGTCGATCACGGCCGCATGGTGGCCAGAGGGCACATCGACGAGCTCAAGCGCGCCTCGGCCCGGCGGCGCATCGACATGCGGCTCGCCGGCGCGCCCCGAGGATGGCTGCCGCAGGTGGCGGGCGTCGAGCTCCTCGAGCGGCGCAACGGTGACCTTCGCCTGCTCGCGCGCCGGGACGTGGACCCCGAGGACGTGCTCGACGCCGCGGAGCGGGCGGGCCACGTGATCGAGTTCGGCTACGGCCCGCCGTCGCTGGCTGACCTCTTCCTCGAGCTGGTGGAACGATGA